The following proteins are encoded in a genomic region of Oncorhynchus keta strain PuntledgeMale-10-30-2019 chromosome 35, Oket_V2, whole genome shotgun sequence:
- the LOC118369217 gene encoding insulinoma-associated protein 2-like, whose product MPRGFLVKRSKRGSAASYRTRNDDNVMPKADLPVNAPELTTGVPTACPIVPLSEDSTFEEPWTSAPAEADQAQLPESADKVEIREDFGKYPPHSPRTEPDHDGSPGRADLSYSPIKPVGAVVEKSSLDRCMSSPTVTEPYAMSTPVSSIERLLLNHAPFGHSDMKFDPPVHLYQSFHHAMKRTYMEQERKIKPAAKKPKVIRKLSFEDEISTSPVLGLRIKKETPEFKAATASSANKKPLGEFICQLCKEEYPDPFSLAQHKCSRIVRVEYRCPECDKVFSCPANLASHRRWHKPRPVNHREAQSAKMSQPEARLHERTFVEGKENASELRVNNQHHLSLDSSACQRAVTVDSSHRQEQVRRRAQESPQPFDPRYRDPDKTMDLHIRAGDSPGIMHCPETTDVALPTSSFLKTSGTVEEIYECHYCSKKFRRQAYLRKHLAAHETIKASTYIQIESGQITFPCHLCGAHFPSTEIWDKHRVWHTMRDDILMNPGKIAGRPDLVRPELIRPDLTQGDQQIFTCKHCPSTFFSSPGLARHINKSHPTEIRQVMLLPMAVRPDC is encoded by the coding sequence ATGCCCAGAGGATTTTTAGTGAAGAGGAGCAAACGCGGCTCAGCGGCTTCTTACAGAACGCGTAACGACGACAACGTAATGCCAAAAGCGGACCTGCCTGTGAATGCACCGGAGTTGACAACCGGTGTGCCAACTGCGTGCCCAATTGTGCCGTTATCCGAGGACAGTACGTTTGAAGAACCATGGACCAGTGCCCCGGCTGAAGCGGACCAGGCGCAGCTGCCAGAGAGCGCAGACAAGGTGGAGATTAGAGAGGACTTTGGGAAATACCCACCACACTCTCCCCGCACTGAGCCGGACCACGACGGATCTCCGGGGCGGGCTGACCTCTCCTATAGCCCGATAAAACCAGTTGGCGCTGTAGTGGAAAAATCGTCCCTTGACCGGTGTATGAGTTCACCAACAGTGACAGAGCCGTACGCAATGAGCACGCCGGTGTCTTCAATAGAGAGACTTCTTCTAAATCACGCGCCCTTTGGACACTCTGATATGAAATTCGACCCACCTGTGCACCTCTACCAGTCTTTCCATCATGCTATGAAACGCACGTACATGGAGCAGGAGCGCAAGATCAAGCCAGCAGCCAAGAAGCCTAAAGTAATCCGCAAACTCAGCTTCGAGGACGAAATCTCCACCTCACCGGTGCTTGGGCTGAGAATTAAGAAGGAGACCCCCGAATTTAAAGCAGCTACCGCATCTTCTGCTAATAAGAAACCGCTGGGAGAATTCATCTGCCAGCTTTGCAAGGAGGAATACCCTGACCCGTTCTCCCTCGCACAACACAAGTGCTCCAGAATTGTGCGCGTAGAGTACCGCTGTCCCGAGTGCGACAAAGTTTTCAGCTGTCCTGCCAACCTGGCCTCTCATCGCAGGTGGCATAAGCCTCGTCCTGTAAACCACAGAGAGGCACAGAGCGCCAAAATGTCACAGCCGGAGGCAAGGCTGCACGAGAGGACTTTCGTGGAAGGGAAAGAGAACGCGAGCGAGTTGAGAGTTAACAATCAGCACCACCTTTCTCTGGACAGCTCCGCGTGTCAGCGGGCTGTCACCGTGGACAGCTCCCACAGACAAGAGCAGGTGCGCAGGAGGGCACAGGAGAGCCCGCAGCCCTTCGATCCGCGCTACCGGGACCCAGATAAAACTATGGACCTGCACATCAGAGCGGGTGACAGCCCAGGCATAATGCATTGTCCGGAGACCACCGACGTGGCACTGCCCACCTCTTCCTTCTTAAAGACCTCCGGGACAGTAGAGGAGATTTACGAATGTCACTATTGCAGCAAGAAGTTCCGACGACAAGCCTATCTGAGGAAACATCTTGCGGCGCATGAGACAATCAAAGCCTCGACCTATATCCAGATAGAGAGTGGGCAAATCACATTTCCCTGTCACTTGTGCGGTGCCCATTTCCCATCCACTGAAATTTGGGACAAGCACAGAGTTTGGCATACAATGAGAGATGACATTCTGATGAATCCAGGGAAGATTGCGGGTAGACCAGACTTGGTAAGACCAGAATTAATAagaccagacctcacacagggaGACCAACAGATATTCACCTGTAAGCACTGCCCATCTACCTTCTTCAGTTCTCCAGGGCTTGCCAGGCATATCAACAAGTCTCACCCCACAGAGATCCGGCAGGTGATGCTCCTACCGATGGCAGTCAGACCCGACTGCTAG